ACTGAACCAGGCTGCTTTCTGGATTGGAATGCTTTCTTGTTTGGGGATGTGTTTTGTCGCTACTTTCCAGGTAGGTTGTCGCCTCCTAAGTGAGAAGATGGAGTGTGATATTCCATACATGATCTCTCTGGCATGTTCTTTTACCCCAGGAAACAACAATTATTCAAGTTCATGATGCAGGTGCAATACTCTTCTTCGTTTCTGGTGTGTTGTACATCATCCTCCAGTCCATTATATCCTATAAGGCCTTCCCCTATGGATGTTCCTTGGCCTTGTGTCGTGTGCGCACAGGAATGGCAACCATGGCCTTCCTGGCAGTCCCCCCCAGTATCCTTGAAAACACTAGTAATCCATTGTGTCTAAATTATTTTAATCATGAATGATCATTGTTTTATCAAATAAAAGGTCTCCTTCATTTTTCAACCAGCTATTATCTGTGCCTTACTGCATAGAACTGAAGACAAGGTACAGTATGAGCACATCTTTACCAAGAACACAACTCACACAAACAACAAAGATGGACAACATTCTGgatccatatacagttgaagtcggaagtttacatacaattaggttggagtcatttaaactcgtttttcaaccactccaaccacacaagtaatttgtccaacaattgtttgcagacagattatttcacttaaaattcactgtatcacaattccagtttgtcagacgtttacatagactaagtagactgcatttaaacagcttggaaaattccagaaaatgatggcatggctttagaagcttctgataggctaattgacatcatttgagtcaattggaggtgtacctgtggatttatttcaaggccgaccttcaaactcagtgcctctttccttgatgggaaaatcaaaagacctcagaagaaaaattgtagacctccacaagtctggttcatccttgggagcaatttccaaatgcctgaaggtaccacgtccatctgtacaaacaatagtacgcaagtataaacaccatgggaccacgcagccgtcataccgctcaggaaggagatgcgttctgtctcctagagatgaacgtgctttggtgcgaaaactgcaaattaatcccagaacaacagcaaatgaccttgtgaagatgctggaggaattgggtacaaaagtatctatatccacagtaaaacgagtcctatatgacataacctgaaaggccgctcagcaaggaagaaggcactgctccaaaaccgccataaatagccagactacggtttgcaactgcacatggggacaaagatcatactttttgaggacaaagattgtactttttggagaaatatcctctggtctgatgaaacaaaaatagaactgtttggccatattgaccatcattatgtttggaggaaaaagggggagaagcacgggggtggcagcatcatgttgtgggggtgctttgctgcaggagggactggtgcacttcacaaaagagatggcatcatgaggaggaaaattatgtggatatattgaagcaacatcttggtcgcagatgggtcttccaaatggacaatgtccccaagcatacttccaaagttgtggaaaaatggcttaaggacaacaaagtcaaggtattgaagtggccatcacaaagccctgacctcaatcccatagaacatttgtgggcagaactgaaaaagcgtgtgcgagcaaggaggcctacaaacctgactcaagttacaccagctctgtcaggaggaatgggacaaaattcacccaacttattgtgggaagcttgtggaaggctacccgaaacgttgacccaagttaaacaattgaaaggaaatgctaccaaatactaattgagcgtatgtaaacgtctgacccactgggaatgtgctgaaagaaataaaagctgaaataaattattctctctactattattctgacatttcacattcttaaaataaagtggtgatcctaaatgaccttagacagggaattttttactaggattaaatgtcaggaattgtgaaaaactgagtttaaatgtatttggctaaggcgtatgtaaacttccgacttcaactgtaggcttCATAGGCCAGAGAAGCTATACGTGACAATATCAGTCTCTATCCGACCCTTCCTGTCATTACAGGACAATGTGTTCCATCTGGTGAGTGCTGTGAGTGAGTGGATCATGGTCTTCagcttcatcttcttcttcttcacctaCATCCATGACTTTAAAGTGAGTTTTCTGTCATTGTGGTGCGAATGATTGTCCTTGTCTTCTCCTTTATGAGTTATTCCTCTTTGTCTTGTTTTTTTACAGAAGTTTACTCTGAAGCTGAGAACAGAGTTTGTTTCCTGACAAAGCAGAGATGTTCCatcgggtttaagtccgggctctggctgggccactcaaggacattgaggcttgtcccgaagccactcctgcgttgtcttgtctgtgtgcttagggtcgttgtcctgttcgaaggtgaaccttcaccccagtctgaggtcctgagtgctctggagcaggttttcatcaaggatttctatgtatctttccctagatcctgactagtctcccagtccctgccactgaaaaacatccccacagcatgatgctgctaccaccatgcttcattctATTTCTCGAAACAAGATTCTTGGCATTCAGCCCAAATAGTTCAATGTTTGTTTCttctgaccagagaatcttgtttctcattatcTGAGTCCTTTAGCTGCCTttgggcaaactccaagcaggctgtctttttctgaggagtggcttctatctggccactctaccataaaggcctgatttgtggagtgctgcagaaatggttgtcattctggaaggttctcccatctccaaagaggaactctggagctctgacagAGTAACCATCAAGTTTTTGGTTACCttcctgacaaaggcccttctcccccgattgctcagtttggccgggtggccagctctaggaagagtcttggtggttccaaacttcttccatttaagaatgatggtggccactgttttcttggggaccttcaatgctgcagaaatgttttggtacccttccccaggtctgtgctTCAACCACaaacctgtctcagagctctacagacaattgctttgacctcatgacttggtttttgctctgacattcactgtcaattgtaggaccttatatagacaggtgtgtgcctttccaaatcatatccaatcaattgaatttaccacaggtggactccaatccagtTCTAAACATCTCAaagacgatcaatggaaacatgatccacctgagctcaacttcaagtctcataacaaaggatCTGACTACTTATTTAAGTaaggtatttttttttttaaaaaaaatgtgtttttgctttgtcattatggggtattatgtgtagattgatgaggaaaatatcaattttagaacaaggctgtaacgtaacaaaatgttgaaaaaaggGAAGGATACTTTCCAAATGAACTGTATGAGATTATCTGAATGAATACATGATTAATACTGTATCCATTGCAACATAACCTAAGTCTTAACAGTTAACCACAAAACAAAACACATCCTGTGAACAGCAATTCTAGAATTTGTTGGGTTAATAAAAGACTCATCCAGGTGGTAAAGGTCAGTATTGAACAAGAAAATCACAAAATCAAGTTAAGAAAATGAATTTCACGCATCAGTAGTTTATGGAGAGACTGTATGTACATTTACCTACTCCAAGGTTAATTGTTTTATATTAGAATGTAAATATTTTTCTAGTTAGGTATTTTCCTCAAGACAAACTATTGTTTTTCAGGGTATTGAGGCATATCTATGGTATACCATTGTAATAAAGTAACTCATATACATATAgggctactgtatgtgtgaaaTATTTCTATGttcccaacaacaacaaaaaaactgtttgaataaaatTATGTCCACATATCTTTAGGTAAAATGTGGTTTTATTTTTACGGCTAAACTGCATAAACACTCAGATCTCAATGCTGCTTGCCTTGCGCTTGTGAACAACGGGCTTTCCAATCTTCTAACACCTCTCCATCTACCCACTTTCTTAATCAATTGAAAATAATCCATCATTGCAGTGTTCTACCCAGAGACAACTACAAACAATGTGAAGATCAATATGAATTGGATCTCTGAGCATTTGTTTGGATAAGAGATGTTGTATAAAACTCTTGACTTAAAAGGCATAATGCAGAGGGAATCAAGGGCCTGAAAGCCTTGCTAACATGGTTAGTCACACATGGTTAAATCTGGGATTAAGATGCACCATTTTAGAACATTAGGTACTACTGTTAATTTGGCCTTACACAGTACCATTGCAATTGACACATTGCTCACAAGTAGTGGTGTTCTTTCCATTATATATTTACCCAAAAGTGCAATTTTCTTAATTTGTCCTTCACATTGTTCACTCCAGGAACATTTACATTTCAACAGCTTAATGTCTCAATTAAAAACGAATAATCGGCCAGAGAACAGTCCTCAACATTTCTGCTTGACATCCTTCATACAGCAGATGTAGTATAAAATAGTACCCATCAAATGTTATCGCAAAcattattatggacatgagaTACAACTTATCACCCTCTCACAAGTGTAACATGCAGACATCActcaaaataacaaaacaaatgtGACTAAAGCACAATTACATTTTTGTCTTTTAGCAGAcaatcttatccagagcgacttacaggagcaataagtgctttgctcaagggcacagacagatgtttcacctagtTAGCTCTGGGATTCCAACCAGCAAcattccggttactggcccaacgcccttaattaaccgctagactacctgccgccccacaatcTCTTTCAAAGGCATTGGAATGTTCACATGATACTGACATGGGGCAGAGGCATGTTTGCCCAGTGCAATCTTAAGAAAATAATGGTCAATTACTAATCGATTATCTGGTTAGTACTTTCCATGGTTGTCATTCCATTGGTTTTACTGCTAAACTATGTAAATAAAGACATACCATGTCCGTGACCAATCAAATGTTTCAGGAGAAGAAatggaaacaaaaatataacattCACAAGATCAGTGGCTGACCTGGACATAGACATTATCAGCTCTTTCTCGTTGACATTCACTCAATCTACAATGCGATTTCAGCT
This DNA window, taken from Oncorhynchus nerka isolate Pitt River linkage group LG23, Oner_Uvic_2.0, whole genome shotgun sequence, encodes the following:
- the LOC115107062 gene encoding DNA damage-regulated autophagy modulator protein 1-like; this translates as MFWLMDMKGMCFLPVFLVIWSSSTFIVSYIIALSEHDLGFILPYISEIGAEPPESCIFGLMTVITAFAVMATMYTRYKFVEKLNEKAGGVPPALNQAAFWIGMLSCLGMCFVATFQETTIIQVHDAGAILFFVSGVLYIILQSIISYKAFPYGCSLALCRVRTGMATMAFLAVPPTIICALLHRTEDKDNVFHLVSAVSEWIMVFSFIFFFFTYIHDFKKFTLKLRTEFVS